A genomic window from Deltaproteobacteria bacterium includes:
- a CDS encoding SDR family NAD(P)-dependent oxidoreductase, translating to MVLARLVVFAIMTASPPSPIAIVALSCRFPGANDPETFWRLLAEGRDLVGGVPPERWDAQTHFDPDPLTPGKTACREGAFLEQIDGFDWRAFGLSPREARNMDPQHRLLLELAWECFERAGWPLPALGGSRTAVFVGIMWNEYFRLQAKVPEQIDAFSIVGNALAFAANRISHSFDLRGPSLVLDVGCASSLFAVHQACQSLWSGEAELALAGGVNLILTPELYVAHTKAGILSPTGRCRTFDADADGFVPGEGAALVLLKPLARALADGDPIYATILGGAVNHNGRNAWIMGVEERAQVELLRAAYAKVGLDPALVDYVELHGTGTRIGDPVEARALGAVLGAGAGRPVERPLRVGSVKTNLGHLEAAGSMAHLFKVALALTHGELPASLHCRTLNPQIPLASLGLALQTQHGSWPSGPGPRTAGITSLSLGGANAHLVLTEGPAAARPLHAARTTEHGAPEVRAGERSSELVTLSARTDEALSALAGRYAEHLRARPELSLRELAHASQTTRGPLPHRLAVIGANREAVAARLEAAGRGEALPGIFRRKTPEAAPRLAFLFTGQGAQYGGMGRVLYESEPRFREVIDRCSRAVGAALRPSLLEALYSPAQTALLEETRYTQPALYALEAGLFELWRALGVEPAVLIGHSVGEYAAAYAAGVFSLEEGALLVAARGRLMTELCAPGKMAVLLADSETVEAACAETGGEVVVATLNGPRNVAVAGPAGAVDGLVARLAERGVRAVPLPVSHAFHSPMMEPMLGPFAEVARGLTYRAPTLPLVSNLTGRLLEGRSLDADYFVEHIRRPVRFAEGMGALAALGIDALVELGPSPVLLGAAKQLLPEGERLELPSLRKGRDDWETLLAAIAELHLAGLPLRFGALYGPTPPRRVPLPTYAFQRSRLWFERVAPASEANPRLSTPAESTPTLLGERVRSPALSAEVFETRLERAKWPWLDEHRVFGACVASASLQLARLFLAAAELGLKEVALTELRLSRALRLDDAVPRRLQVVLHPDGEGGFRAELTSAADEPSGALVWQEHGRAHLDVRGAGEARPVTDALRNADGPPVDGASFYAERARSGVTLSGRYCTLERLWRSPGAARAELAVKSPVGEEHAALGALADPGALDAVLQVAAAATAEGRATLVPVRLGRFEAYGRWPRRLRCEAEALDGDAFRERLVARVRVRDEAGRLLGALDEVEFRAVTEAQLFGEGADPAAKWLYRLHWTARARAAAADRTLEVAARRWLLVAPEGPLDPEVVARVEALGVRVGRLERRGATEPFALDGAPVRLEATDELAARLSAVGPFERVIWLAPPTGDSHLPLHDELGVRLERLLGPLLQLVRGCLRLAGPAPRLVLVTEGAQAVRGDEPLAGAVDAALWGLGRVLSREHPQLFGALIDLDPADRPRSLDGLLAELAAPDGEDQLALRGETRFVLRLRPLDLAEQPRRPLPVAADGSYLITGGLGGLGLLFAEWLAAQGARQLVLVGRRPPSPEARALLERLRASGVEVTTLALDVGTAEALSALRAHFASAGAAPLRGVIHAAMVLKDRPLAELEAPACLEVLGPKVQGARTLLALAEDAPLDFLWFFSSTASVVGTPGQASYAAANAVLDALAELLRARGLPALSLNYGPWAEVGRAAGLLSALRERWGLEAIPVADGLRLTRALAEAGLGQALLLPADWETFLARLRPGFAPPPLYAEARSAATPTDGTRRATESATESATDGATFAPPASEALFAALVETGRTAERQLDGPRLDEEARLADLVDELALSYAERALAALGTRASSLPDELSRLVAEGTVRPGYRQLLGRWSRALASRTTPPREPALLLEHLADGPALGRGDLALLRETGPRLAEVLRGTLEPRELLFPEGSFDRVSRIYEGALWAELLGELLAALASRLGATIGRRGELRVLELGAGTGATTARLLPLFDPARTHYVFSDVSALFLRRGRERFGRYPFVSYALLDLERDPLAQGQPRQGYDLVVAANVVHATRDLRQAARHLRALLAPGGLLALLEVTRPYPFFDATFGLVLPELADEADRDAGQFLTTRGWRALLSTEGFSRVAAFSDAGEAPSRLGQHVLLAQTDAEAAPALALRQSRRGELDALALAPLPRRAPGPGEVELVVDAAGLNFLDVLSALGMLPEALPQAHAPLGNECAGRVARVGAGVAHLSPGDAVFGHAPGCLATHVVTDARWVVRRPERLSPAEAATMPVVFSTAYQGLVRLARLGPGERLLVHAATGGVGLAALQLAAHVGAEVFATAGSDEKRARLAELGVRHVMSSRTPEFRDQILAATGGRGVDVVLNCLSGELLAASFAALARGGRFVEIGEIDIWSEERVARERPDATYFPVDLFRDRLARPELAQELLHDVLALLERGALRPLPHRVFALGEAQEAFRLMANARHQGKLVLLCQHAAAPTTIAPTTARPAVLAAAPTAARSELTSRLTEAPAASRPALLLDWLRATLLRLLALAPDTDVPPHAALAPFGLDSLLAVELRSTVGRALGLTLPASLLFDYPTLSGLADFLLGKLFSEDAPALTVLPATSRSSDSPSVRALSNATAVAAADTADAVVILGLGCRFPGGASDPEAFWQLLRDGRDAIIEVPADRWQKDRYYDADRDAPGKMVTRSGGFLSDQRLDEFEPERFDLPLREAERLDPQQRLLLEVTTEALEHAGLPLDGLRGSATGVFVGIINHDYATLVDRAPEEIDAYTGIGSRPSTAAGRLSFWLDLKGPNLVVDTACSSSLVAVHLACQSLRARESDLGLAGGVGLLLSPEPFVHFSKLGMLAPDGHCKTFDARADGYVRGEGCGVVVLKRLADAERDGDPILAVLRATAVNQDGRSSSLTAPSGPAQQAVIRRSLELARLPPDAVDFVETHGTGTPLGDPIEVQALAAALGSTRPRERALALGAVKANLGHLEPAAGVAGLLKVVLALAHEELPPHYAVHALNPLLAWDALPVTLATRPTPWVGDGAPPIAGVSAFGWSGTNAHVLVQGAKRPPLPAPRANRPLYLLALSTKHPRALGPLAARWARFLDEHPTLDPDAVCAAANLGRTAYRHRRAVLGTHLAELAAELHRLAEELGDRAVAPVPPPPSDEPPLAAEALDPSPTDSRYPVRLRVLAERFEAGAAVDFRPLHEGTPRTVHLPATPWMRRRCFREPPALLAQRSTAPESSPARVEPLPRHDAHPLLGQRIDSPVSPWTIYESTVSSAQPAYLAEHRLHGEAVLPGAYFCALALAAARERQGGPVQRLEQVAFHRALALPEGHETHLQLAFSDGDVGTNFRIFSRPLGRAVSTASDWCEHATGRLVRAEVLDEGQAAPLPGPHRPYPAVLAPSDFYAAVARQGLTVGPAFQPLQSLACTAGAALGELVLPEGLALTPGQGLHPVLLDGALQVAVAAASGLAPAAHLVLGLDALTARPTEARRLTCRALLRPRESIASAELSLVDCSLFDEAGRLVALAQGVRLQRLAATLPATSAPPLEEHVLPTLEALAQTVRGVLESVVGATAATLPATARIIDHIDSLLAVELTKAIGRAVGLKLPPTLLYQHETIDEVARYLADQAARQRSP from the coding sequence GTGGTTCTTGCTAGACTCGTGGTCTTCGCCATCATGACCGCCTCCCCGCCCTCTCCCATCGCCATCGTGGCTCTGTCCTGCCGCTTCCCCGGCGCGAACGACCCGGAGACCTTCTGGCGCCTCCTCGCCGAGGGGAGAGACCTGGTGGGTGGCGTTCCCCCCGAGCGCTGGGACGCGCAGACGCACTTCGATCCCGACCCGTTGACTCCCGGCAAGACCGCCTGCCGCGAAGGGGCCTTCCTCGAGCAGATCGACGGCTTCGACTGGCGCGCCTTCGGGCTCTCGCCGCGCGAGGCGCGCAACATGGACCCCCAGCACCGCTTGCTCCTCGAGCTGGCCTGGGAGTGCTTCGAGCGAGCGGGCTGGCCTCTGCCCGCGCTCGGCGGCAGCCGCACCGCCGTCTTCGTCGGCATCATGTGGAACGAGTATTTCCGCCTGCAGGCGAAGGTGCCGGAGCAGATCGACGCCTTCAGCATCGTCGGGAACGCGCTGGCCTTCGCCGCGAATCGCATCTCGCACTCCTTCGACCTGCGCGGCCCGAGCCTGGTCCTGGACGTCGGCTGCGCCTCGTCGCTCTTCGCCGTGCACCAGGCCTGCCAGAGCCTGTGGAGCGGCGAGGCCGAGCTGGCGCTGGCCGGCGGGGTGAACCTGATCCTGACCCCCGAGCTCTACGTGGCGCACACCAAGGCGGGGATTCTCTCGCCGACCGGCCGCTGCCGCACCTTCGACGCCGACGCCGACGGTTTCGTCCCCGGCGAGGGCGCGGCGCTCGTCCTGCTGAAACCGCTCGCGCGCGCTCTCGCCGACGGAGACCCGATCTACGCCACGATCCTCGGCGGGGCGGTGAACCACAACGGCCGCAACGCCTGGATCATGGGGGTCGAGGAGCGCGCGCAGGTGGAGCTCCTTCGCGCGGCGTACGCGAAGGTCGGCCTCGACCCGGCGCTCGTGGACTACGTCGAGCTGCACGGCACGGGGACGCGCATCGGCGACCCGGTGGAGGCGCGCGCGCTGGGAGCCGTCCTCGGCGCGGGCGCGGGACGACCGGTGGAGCGCCCCCTGCGCGTCGGCTCGGTGAAGACCAACCTCGGCCACCTTGAGGCCGCCGGGAGCATGGCGCACCTCTTCAAGGTGGCGCTCGCGCTGACGCACGGAGAGCTTCCGGCGAGCCTGCACTGCCGCACCCTGAACCCGCAGATCCCGCTCGCCTCGCTCGGCCTGGCCCTGCAGACGCAGCACGGGAGCTGGCCGAGCGGGCCGGGGCCCCGCACGGCGGGGATCACCTCGCTCTCGCTCGGGGGAGCCAACGCGCACCTCGTGCTGACGGAGGGCCCCGCGGCCGCCCGGCCCCTCCACGCGGCGCGGACCACCGAGCACGGAGCGCCCGAGGTGCGGGCCGGCGAGCGGTCGAGCGAGCTCGTCACGCTCTCGGCCAGGACCGACGAGGCGCTGTCGGCGCTGGCCGGCCGGTACGCCGAACACCTGCGCGCGCGCCCCGAGCTCTCGCTGCGCGAGCTGGCCCACGCCAGCCAGACCACGCGCGGACCGCTTCCGCACCGACTGGCCGTCATCGGCGCGAATCGCGAGGCCGTCGCCGCGCGCCTCGAGGCCGCGGGGCGAGGCGAGGCGCTGCCGGGGATCTTTCGCCGCAAGACCCCCGAGGCGGCGCCCCGGCTGGCCTTCCTCTTCACGGGCCAGGGCGCGCAGTACGGCGGCATGGGGCGCGTACTCTACGAGTCGGAGCCACGCTTCCGCGAGGTGATCGATCGCTGCTCGCGGGCCGTCGGGGCGGCGCTGCGGCCGTCGCTCCTCGAGGCGCTCTACTCCCCCGCGCAGACGGCGCTGCTCGAAGAGACGCGCTACACGCAGCCCGCGCTCTACGCGCTCGAGGCGGGCCTCTTCGAGCTCTGGCGCGCGCTCGGCGTCGAGCCCGCGGTGCTGATCGGGCACAGCGTGGGCGAGTACGCGGCGGCCTACGCGGCGGGGGTCTTCTCGCTCGAGGAGGGGGCGCTCCTCGTGGCCGCGCGCGGTCGCCTGATGACCGAGCTCTGCGCGCCGGGGAAGATGGCGGTGCTCCTCGCGGATTCCGAGACCGTGGAGGCCGCGTGCGCGGAGACCGGCGGCGAGGTGGTCGTCGCCACGCTGAACGGCCCGCGAAACGTGGCCGTGGCCGGGCCGGCCGGCGCGGTGGACGGGCTCGTGGCGCGGCTCGCCGAGCGCGGGGTGCGCGCCGTCCCCTTGCCCGTCTCGCACGCCTTTCACTCGCCCATGATGGAGCCGATGCTCGGCCCCTTCGCCGAGGTCGCGCGCGGCCTGACCTACCGCGCGCCGACGCTCCCTCTCGTCTCGAACCTCACCGGAAGGCTCCTCGAGGGGCGGTCGCTCGACGCCGACTACTTCGTCGAGCACATCCGCCGGCCGGTCCGCTTCGCCGAGGGGATGGGCGCGCTCGCCGCGCTGGGAATCGACGCGCTGGTCGAGCTCGGACCGAGTCCGGTGCTGCTCGGCGCGGCCAAACAGCTCCTCCCCGAGGGAGAGCGGCTCGAGCTCCCGTCGCTGCGCAAGGGGCGCGACGACTGGGAGACGCTGCTCGCCGCGATCGCGGAGCTGCACCTGGCCGGCCTGCCCCTGCGCTTCGGCGCGCTCTACGGGCCGACCCCGCCGCGGCGCGTGCCTCTGCCCACCTACGCCTTCCAGCGCAGCCGCCTGTGGTTCGAGCGCGTGGCCCCGGCCTCCGAAGCGAACCCGCGGCTCTCGACGCCGGCCGAGTCGACCCCGACGCTCCTCGGCGAGCGCGTGCGCTCCCCCGCCCTCTCGGCCGAGGTCTTCGAGACGCGCCTTGAGCGCGCGAAGTGGCCCTGGCTCGACGAGCATCGGGTCTTCGGCGCGTGCGTGGCATCGGCCTCGCTCCAGCTCGCGCGCCTCTTTCTCGCGGCGGCCGAGCTCGGCCTGAAGGAGGTCGCCCTGACGGAGCTCCGTCTCAGCCGCGCGCTCCGCCTCGACGACGCGGTCCCCCGGCGGCTGCAGGTCGTCCTTCACCCCGACGGGGAAGGGGGCTTTCGCGCCGAGCTGACGAGCGCGGCCGACGAGCCCTCGGGCGCGCTCGTTTGGCAGGAGCACGGGCGCGCACACCTCGACGTGCGCGGAGCGGGCGAGGCTCGGCCCGTCACCGACGCCCTTCGCAACGCGGATGGCCCACCGGTGGACGGAGCGAGCTTCTACGCCGAGCGCGCGAGGTCGGGCGTTACGCTCTCCGGCCGCTACTGCACGCTCGAGCGGCTCTGGCGCTCCCCCGGCGCCGCGCGCGCGGAGCTCGCGGTGAAGAGCCCGGTGGGAGAAGAACACGCGGCGCTCGGCGCCCTCGCCGACCCCGGAGCGCTGGATGCGGTGCTGCAGGTCGCCGCGGCCGCCACGGCGGAAGGCCGCGCCACCCTGGTCCCCGTCCGGCTCGGCCGCTTCGAGGCCTACGGCCGCTGGCCCCGACGCCTGCGCTGCGAGGCCGAAGCGCTCGACGGCGACGCGTTCCGCGAGCGACTCGTGGCGCGGGTACGCGTGCGCGACGAGGCGGGAAGGCTCCTCGGCGCGCTCGACGAGGTGGAGTTTCGCGCGGTGACCGAGGCGCAGCTTTTCGGCGAAGGCGCCGACCCCGCCGCAAAGTGGCTCTACCGACTGCACTGGACCGCACGGGCCCGAGCCGCCGCGGCCGACCGCACCCTCGAGGTGGCCGCGCGCCGCTGGCTGCTCGTGGCTCCCGAGGGCCCGCTCGACCCCGAGGTCGTAGCGCGCGTCGAGGCTCTCGGCGTGCGCGTCGGCCGGCTCGAACGCAGAGGCGCGACGGAGCCGTTCGCGCTCGACGGCGCCCCCGTGCGCCTCGAGGCGACCGACGAGCTCGCGGCCCGCCTTTCTGCCGTCGGCCCCTTCGAACGCGTGATCTGGCTCGCCCCGCCGACAGGCGATTCGCACCTTCCGCTGCACGACGAGCTGGGCGTGCGCCTCGAGCGCCTCCTCGGGCCGCTCTTGCAGCTCGTGCGAGGATGCCTGCGTCTCGCGGGTCCGGCACCCCGGCTCGTTCTCGTCACCGAGGGGGCGCAGGCCGTGCGCGGCGACGAGCCGCTCGCGGGGGCGGTCGACGCCGCCCTCTGGGGTCTCGGCCGCGTGCTCTCGCGCGAGCACCCGCAGCTCTTCGGCGCGCTCATCGACCTCGACCCGGCCGACCGACCGCGCTCCCTGGACGGTCTCCTCGCCGAGCTCGCGGCCCCCGACGGCGAGGACCAGCTCGCGCTCCGCGGCGAGACGCGCTTCGTTCTCCGCCTGCGCCCGCTCGACCTCGCCGAGCAGCCGCGCCGCCCCCTCCCCGTCGCGGCCGACGGTAGCTACCTCATCACCGGCGGCCTCGGCGGCCTCGGGCTGCTCTTCGCCGAGTGGCTCGCCGCGCAGGGGGCGCGCCAGCTCGTGCTCGTCGGGCGCCGCCCTCCCTCTCCCGAGGCCCGCGCGCTGCTCGAGCGGCTACGCGCGTCGGGGGTCGAGGTCACCACGCTCGCTCTCGACGTCGGCACGGCCGAGGCGCTCTCCGCCCTGCGCGCGCACTTCGCGAGCGCCGGCGCCGCGCCGCTGCGAGGCGTGATCCACGCCGCGATGGTCCTCAAGGACCGGCCGCTCGCCGAGCTGGAGGCCCCGGCCTGCCTCGAGGTGCTCGGCCCCAAGGTGCAGGGAGCCCGCACGCTCCTCGCGCTCGCCGAGGACGCGCCGCTCGACTTCCTCTGGTTCTTCTCGTCGACCGCGTCGGTCGTGGGCACCCCCGGCCAGGCCAGCTACGCTGCGGCGAACGCCGTCCTCGACGCGCTGGCCGAGCTCCTGCGTGCCCGGGGCCTCCCCGCGCTGAGTCTGAACTACGGACCGTGGGCCGAGGTGGGGCGCGCGGCCGGGCTCCTCTCCGCCCTGCGCGAGCGGTGGGGCCTCGAGGCGATCCCCGTGGCCGACGGGCTCCGCCTCACCAGGGCTCTCGCCGAGGCCGGACTCGGTCAGGCCCTGCTCCTGCCGGCCGACTGGGAGACCTTCCTCGCGCGCCTGCGGCCGGGCTTCGCGCCCCCCCCGCTCTACGCCGAGGCCCGAAGCGCCGCGACACCGACGGACGGCACACGGCGCGCGACCGAGAGCGCGACCGAGAGCGCGACCGACGGCGCGACCTTCGCGCCCCCCGCGTCCGAGGCGCTCTTCGCCGCGCTGGTCGAGACGGGTCGCACGGCCGAACGCCAGCTCGACGGGCCGCGCCTCGACGAGGAGGCCCGCCTCGCCGACCTCGTAGACGAGCTGGCCCTCTCGTACGCCGAGCGCGCCCTCGCGGCGCTCGGCACCCGGGCGTCGTCCTTGCCCGACGAGCTCTCGCGTCTCGTCGCCGAGGGGACCGTTCGCCCCGGCTACCGCCAGCTCCTCGGCCGCTGGAGCCGCGCCCTCGCCTCCCGCACGACTCCGCCGCGCGAGCCCGCGCTCCTGCTCGAGCACCTCGCCGACGGCCCCGCCCTCGGCCGCGGCGACCTCGCGCTGCTCCGCGAGACGGGCCCGCGCCTCGCAGAGGTCCTCCGCGGCACCCTGGAGCCCCGCGAGCTCCTCTTCCCCGAGGGGAGCTTCGACCGCGTGAGCCGGATCTACGAGGGCGCGCTCTGGGCCGAGCTCCTCGGCGAGCTCTTGGCCGCGCTCGCTTCCCGCCTCGGCGCCACCATCGGCCGCCGCGGCGAGCTGCGCGTGCTCGAGCTCGGCGCCGGCACCGGAGCCACCACGGCGCGCCTGCTCCCCCTCTTCGACCCCGCGCGCACGCACTACGTCTTCTCCGACGTCTCGGCGCTCTTTCTGCGCCGCGGCCGCGAACGCTTCGGCCGCTACCCCTTCGTCAGCTACGCGCTCCTCGATCTCGAGCGGGACCCGCTCGCGCAAGGCCAGCCCCGCCAGGGCTACGACCTGGTCGTGGCGGCCAACGTGGTCCACGCCACGCGTGACCTCCGGCAGGCGGCGAGGCACCTGCGCGCGCTCCTCGCTCCAGGCGGGCTCCTCGCGCTCCTCGAGGTCACGCGCCCGTATCCCTTCTTCGACGCCACCTTCGGCCTCGTGCTCCCCGAGCTCGCCGACGAGGCCGACCGCGACGCCGGACAGTTCTTGACCACCCGGGGCTGGCGCGCGCTCCTCTCGACGGAAGGCTTCTCGCGCGTGGCCGCCTTCTCCGACGCGGGCGAGGCTCCGTCGCGCCTCGGGCAGCACGTGCTCCTCGCGCAGACCGACGCGGAAGCGGCTCCGGCGCTCGCCCTGCGCCAGTCGCGTCGGGGCGAGCTCGACGCGCTCGCCCTCGCGCCGCTCCCCCGTCGGGCCCCCGGCCCGGGCGAGGTCGAGCTGGTCGTCGACGCGGCGGGGCTGAACTTCCTCGACGTCCTGAGCGCCCTCGGCATGCTCCCCGAGGCGTTACCGCAGGCGCACGCCCCGCTCGGCAACGAGTGCGCCGGCCGCGTCGCGCGCGTGGGAGCGGGCGTCGCGCACCTCTCTCCCGGCGACGCGGTCTTCGGTCACGCCCCCGGTTGCCTCGCCACGCACGTGGTCACCGACGCGCGCTGGGTGGTCCGCCGCCCCGAGCGGCTGAGCCCCGCCGAGGCCGCGACGATGCCCGTCGTCTTCTCCACGGCCTACCAGGGGCTCGTCCGCCTCGCGCGCCTCGGCCCCGGCGAGCGCCTGCTGGTGCACGCCGCCACCGGAGGCGTCGGCCTCGCCGCCCTGCAGCTCGCCGCACACGTCGGCGCCGAGGTCTTCGCCACCGCGGGCTCCGACGAGAAGCGCGCGCGGCTCGCCGAGCTGGGCGTGCGGCACGTCATGAGCTCGCGCACCCCCGAGTTCCGCGACCAGATCCTCGCGGCCACGGGAGGACGCGGCGTGGACGTGGTCTTGAACTGCCTCTCGGGCGAGCTCCTCGCGGCCAGCTTCGCCGCGCTGGCTCGGGGGGGACGCTTCGTCGAGATCGGCGAGATCGACATCTGGAGCGAGGAGCGCGTGGCCCGGGAGCGCCCCGACGCGACCTACTTCCCGGTGGACCTCTTTCGCGACCGCCTGGCACGTCCCGAGCTCGCCCAGGAGCTATTGCACGACGTGCTCGCGCTCCTCGAGCGCGGAGCGCTTCGGCCCCTCCCCCATCGCGTGTTCGCCCTCGGCGAGGCCCAGGAGGCCTTTCGCCTGATGGCCAACGCGCGACACCAGGGCAAGCTCGTGCTGCTCTGTCAGCACGCCGCCGCGCCCACGACGATCGCGCCCACCACCGCGCGCCCCGCCGTGCTCGCCGCCGCGCCCACCGCCGCGCGATCCGAGCTCACCTCCCGGCTCACCGAGGCGCCCGCGGCCAGCCGCCCCGCCCTCCTTCTCGACTGGCTCCGCGCCACGCTCCTGCGACTGCTCGCGCTCGCCCCCGACACCGACGTTCCTCCGCACGCCGCGCTTGCCCCCTTCGGCCTGGACTCGCTCCTGGCCGTCGAGCTCCGCAGCACCGTAGGTCGCGCGCTCGGCCTCACGCTCCCGGCGAGCCTGCTCTTCGACTACCCGACCCTCTCGGGCCTGGCCGACTTCCTCCTCGGCAAGCTCTTCTCCGAGGACGCGCCCGCGCTGACGGTGCTCCCGGCGACTTCCCGGAGCTCGGACTCCCCCTCGGTTCGCGCGCTATCCAACGCCACCGCGGTCGCAGCCGCCGACACCGCCGACGCCGTGGTGATCCTCGGACTCGGCTGCCGCTTCCCGGGCGGGGCGAGCGACCCGGAGGCCTTCTGGCAGCTCTTGCGCGACGGACGCGACGCGATCATCGAGGTCCCGGCCGACCGCTGGCAGAAGGACCGCTACTACGACGCGGACCGCGACGCGCCGGGCAAGATGGTCACCCGCTCCGGGGGCTTCCTCTCCGATCAGCGGCTCGACGAGTTCGAGCCCGAGCGCTTCGACCTGCCCCTGCGCGAGGCCGAACGGCTCGACCCCCAGCAGCGCCTGCTCCTCGAGGTGACCACCGAGGCGCTCGAGCACGCGGGGCTGCCGCTCGACGGCCTGCGCGGCAGCGCCACCGGCGTCTTCGTCGGTATCATCAATCACGACTACGCGACGCTCGTGGATCGCGCCCCCGAGGAGATCGACGCCTACACCGGCATCGGCAGCCGACCCAGCACGGCCGCGGGCCGCCTCTCCTTCTGGCTGGACCTCAAGGGCCCGAACCTGGTGGTCGACACCGCCTGCTCGAGCTCGCTCGTGGCCGTGCACCTGGCCTGCCAGAGCCTCCGCGCCCGCGAGAGCGACCTCGGCCTCGCGGGGGGCGTGGGGCTGCTCCTCTCTCCCGAGCCCTTCGTCCACTTCTCCAAGCTCGGCATGCTGGCCCCCGACGGGCACTGTAAGACCTTCGACGCCCGCGCCGATGGCTACGTGCGCGGCGAGGGCTGCGGGGTGGTGGTGCTCAAGCGGCTCGCCGACGCCGAGCGCGACGGCGACCCGATCCTCGCCGTGCTGCGCGCCACCGCCGTGAACCAGGACGGGCGCTCGAGCTCCCTCACGGCGCCGAGCGGCCCGGCGCAGCAGGCCGTGATCCGCCGCTCCCTCGAGCTCGCGCGGCTCCCCCCCGACGCGGTGGACTTCGTCGAGACACACGGTACCGGTACCCCCCTCGGCGATCCGATCGAGGTCCAGGCGCTCGCCGCCGCCCTCGGCTCCACGCGCCCTCGCGAGCGGGCCCTCGCCCTCGGCGCGGTCAAGGCCAACCTCGGCCACCTCGAGCCCGCGGCCGGAGTCGCCGGGCTCCTCAAGGTCGTGCTCGCGCTGGCGCACGAGGAGCTCCCGCCACACTACGCCGTCCACGCGCTCAATCCGCTCCTCGCCTGGGACGCGCTGCCCGTCACGCTGGCCACGCGCCCGACGCCGTGGGTCGGAGACGGCGCGCCCCCCATCGCGGGGGTGAGCGCCTTCGGCTGGAGCGGCACGAACGCGCACGTGCTCGTGCAAGGAGCGAAGCGGCCGCCCCTCCCCGCGCCCCGGGCAAACAGGCCGCTCTACCTGCTCGCGCTCTCCACCAAGCACCCGCGCGCGCTCGGCCCGCTCGCCGCCCGCTGGGCCCGCTTCCTCGACGAGCACCCCACCCTCGACCCGGACGCCGTCTGCGCCGCGGCGAACCTGGGCCGCACCGCCTACAGGCACCGCCGCGCCGTGCTCGGCACCCACCTCGCCGAGCTCGCCGCCGAGCTCCACCGCCTCGCCGAGGAGCTCGGCGATCGCGCGGTGGCCCCCGTCCCCCCGCCGCCCTCCGACGAGCCGCCGCTCGCCGCCGAGGCCCTCGATCCCTCGCCGACCGACTCCCGCTACCCGGTGCGCCTTCGCGTTCTGGCCGAGCGCTTCGAGGCCGGTGCCGCGGTCGACTTCCGGCCGCTCCACGAGGGGACTCCGCGCACCGTGCACCTCCCCGCCACGCCGTGGATGCGGCGTCGCTGCTTCCGCGAGCCCCCGGCCCTCCTCGCGCAGCGAAGCACCGCACCGGAGTCGAGCCCCGCCCGCGTCGAGCCCCTCCCGCGCCACGACGCGCACCCGCTCCTCGGCCAAAGGATCGATTCCCCCGTCTCGCCCTGGACGATCTACGAGAGCACCGTCTCGTCAGCCCAGCCCGCGTACCTCGCCGAGCACCGCCTGCACGGCGAAGCCGTCCTCCCCGGGGCGTACTTCTGCGCGCTGGCGCTCGCCGCGGCCCGCGAACGTCAGGGCGGCCCCGTCCAGCGCCTGGAACAGGTCGCCTTCCATCGCGCGCTCGCGCTCCCCGAGGGCCACGAGACGCACCTGCAGCTCGCCTTTTCCGACGGAGACGTCGGCACGAACTTCCGGATCTTCAGTCGTCCGCTGGGCCGCGCTGTGAGCACCGCGAGCGACTGGTGCGAGCACGCCACGGGCCGCCTCGTCCGCGCCGAGGTGCTCGACGAAGGACAGGCCGCGCCGCTACCGGGCCCGCACCGCCCCTATCCCGCGGTGCTCGCCCCCTCGGACTTCTACGCCGCCGTCGCGCGACAAGGGCTCACCGTGGGTCCCGCCTTTCAGCCGCTCCAGAGCCTCGCCTGCACCGCCGGCGCCGCGCTCGGCGAGCTCGTCCTCCCCGAGGGGCTCGCGCTCACCCCCGGCCAGGGCCTCCATCCGGTTCTCCTCGACGGCGCGCTCCAGGTCGCCGTGGCCGCCGCGAGCGGTCTGGCTCCCGCGGCGCACCTCGTTCTCGGTCTCGACGCGCTCACCGCTCGGCCGACCGAGGCCCGGCGTCTCACCTGCCGCGCGCTGCTCCGCCCGCGCGAGTCGATCGCCTCCGCCGAGCTCTCCCTGGTGGATTGCAGCCTCTTCGACGAGGCCGGCCGCCTCGTGGCCCTCGCGCAGGGGGTGCGGCTCCAGCGCCTCGCCGCAACGCTGCCTGCCACCTCCGCTCCCCCACTCGAGGAGCATGTCCTCCCGACCCTCGAGGCCCTCGCCCAGACGGTACGCGGCGTCCTCGAATCCGTCGTCGGCGCGACCGCGGCCACGCTCCCCGCCACCGCGCGGATCATCGACCACATCGACTCGCTCCTGGCCGTCGAGCTGACGAAGGCCATCGGCCGGGCGGTCGGGCTCAAGCTCCCCCCGACGCTGCTCTACCAGCACGAGACGATCGACGAGGTGGCGAGGTACCTGGCCGACCAAGCGGCGCGTCAACGGAGTCCCTGA